The Vibrio sp. SNU_ST1 genome has a segment encoding these proteins:
- a CDS encoding type II secretion system protein N: protein MKRGLSFKYGLLFSSIFIVFFSVSLLLHLPASFVLKHAPVERGLSIEDVEGTVWQGRANNIAWQRVNYGSMQWDFQFSKLFQAKAELAVRFGRNSDMNLSGKGLVGYSMSGAYAENLVASMPASNVMKYAPAIPVPVSIAGQVELTIKHAVYAQPWCQSGEGTVAWSGAAVDSPVGSLDFGPVIADISCENSTVSAKGNQKSAQVDSEFSASVTPNQSYTSAAWFKPGAEFPPAMQSQLKWLGNPDSQGKYQFTYQGRF, encoded by the coding sequence GTGAAACGCGGTTTATCTTTTAAGTATGGTTTGTTATTTAGCAGCATCTTTATCGTTTTTTTCTCGGTAAGTTTGTTGCTGCACTTGCCGGCTTCTTTTGTTCTCAAACATGCGCCCGTTGAACGTGGTTTAAGCATTGAAGACGTTGAGGGCACCGTTTGGCAAGGTCGCGCTAACAATATTGCGTGGCAGCGTGTCAATTACGGCTCAATGCAGTGGGACTTCCAGTTCTCTAAACTATTCCAAGCCAAAGCAGAACTTGCGGTTCGCTTTGGACGTAACAGCGACATGAACTTATCTGGTAAAGGGCTTGTCGGGTATAGCATGAGCGGTGCTTACGCGGAAAACTTAGTGGCATCAATGCCAGCTAGCAACGTGATGAAGTATGCGCCTGCTATCCCTGTGCCAGTGTCTATTGCAGGACAAGTTGAACTGACTATCAAACATGCTGTTTATGCTCAACCTTGGTGCCAATCGGGTGAAGGTACCGTGGCTTGGTCGGGTGCTGCGGTTGATTCTCCGGTTGGCTCGTTAGATTTTGGCCCTGTGATTGCTGACATCAGTTGTGAAAACAGCACTGTTTCAGCGAAAGGTAATCAGAAGAGTGCTCAAGTTGATAGTGAGTTTTCTGCGAGCGTAACGCCAAATCAAAGCTACACCTCGGCTGCATGGTTTAAGCCGGGCGCTGAATTCCCACCAGCGATGCAGAGTCAGCTTAAGTGGTTGGGCAATCCTGATAGCCAAGGTAAGTACCAGTTTACTTATCAAGGCCGTTTTTAG
- the nudE gene encoding ADP compounds hydrolase NudE, which translates to MTKRTKPEILAQQTVAQSKLFSIESLDLRFSNGEERTYERMKPSGRNAVMMVPITEQGDILLVREYAAGTERYELGFPKGLIDLGEQPNEAAVRELKEEIGFGANKLTPLKEVILAPSYFSSKMTLFIAEELYPEKLEGDEPEPLDIVRWPLAQAEELLTHLDFCEARSITALLLALRVLNNN; encoded by the coding sequence ATGACAAAAAGGACCAAACCAGAAATTTTGGCTCAACAAACTGTCGCTCAATCAAAACTGTTCTCTATCGAGTCTCTCGATTTGCGCTTTTCAAACGGTGAAGAGCGCACTTACGAACGTATGAAGCCCAGCGGTCGAAACGCAGTAATGATGGTTCCGATTACTGAACAAGGCGATATTCTGTTAGTGCGTGAATACGCTGCGGGCACAGAGCGCTATGAACTCGGCTTCCCAAAAGGTCTAATTGATCTAGGTGAGCAGCCAAATGAAGCCGCCGTTCGTGAACTAAAAGAAGAGATTGGCTTTGGCGCCAACAAGCTTACTCCTCTAAAAGAAGTGATCCTTGCACCCTCTTATTTCTCTAGCAAAATGACGCTGTTTATCGCAGAAGAACTCTATCCAGAGAAGCTAGAAGGCGATGAGCCAGAACCACTAGACATTGTACGTTGGCCACTTGCTCAAGCCGAAGAACTGTTAACGCACCTCGACTTCTGTGAGGCTCGCAGTATTACCGCCCTACTATTAGCCCTTCGCGTATTAAACAATAATTAA
- the cysQ gene encoding 3'(2'),5'-bisphosphate nucleotidase CysQ yields the protein MPITKDLSHLLPSVIEIARSAGQLILEIYEKKDYEEFTKSDDTPVTSADLAAHKLISKKLSELTPDIPVLSEEAADISLEQRSQWDRYWLVDPLDGTQEFIARSGDFATIIALIEHNKPVMGVVYAPVSGVSYYAYSGKGAWKIPDLNDSVKIKTHRHELPNQSIAMAISRRQDINRITNRMSSAWNYDLVPLGSAALKACLVAEGAVDCYLRIGPTGEWDTAATQCIVEEAGGRILSTQLEPLSYNERETLENPNFIVLGDADLPWAEILQGKD from the coding sequence ATGCCAATAACAAAAGATTTATCTCACCTCCTGCCCTCTGTCATTGAGATTGCTCGCTCTGCTGGGCAGCTGATCTTAGAGATCTACGAGAAAAAAGATTACGAAGAGTTCACCAAGAGTGATGATACGCCCGTCACTAGTGCTGATCTCGCCGCTCATAAACTGATCTCGAAAAAACTTAGCGAACTGACACCTGATATTCCGGTGTTATCGGAAGAAGCCGCTGATATCAGCCTAGAGCAACGTTCTCAATGGGATCGCTACTGGTTGGTTGACCCGCTGGACGGTACACAGGAGTTCATCGCACGAAGTGGCGATTTCGCGACAATCATTGCCCTAATCGAACACAACAAGCCAGTAATGGGCGTGGTATACGCACCAGTTTCTGGTGTGAGTTATTACGCTTACAGTGGTAAAGGTGCATGGAAAATTCCAGACCTTAATGACAGCGTTAAAATCAAAACGCATCGTCACGAGCTGCCAAACCAATCGATCGCGATGGCAATCAGCCGCCGCCAAGACATCAATCGCATCACTAACCGTATGAGCTCTGCTTGGAACTACGACTTAGTTCCTCTTGGCTCTGCTGCACTTAAAGCATGTTTAGTCGCAGAAGGAGCTGTCGATTGTTATCTGCGCATTGGACCAACCGGAGAGTGGGATACCGCGGCAACCCAGTGCATTGTTGAAGAAGCTGGAGGGCGAATCTTAAGTACCCAGTTAGAGCCGCTCTCTTACAATGAAAGAGAAACGCTAGAAAACCCGAACTTCATTGTGCTTGGTGATGCTGACTTACCATGGGCAGAAATCTTACAAGGTAAAGACTAG
- a CDS encoding type II secretion system protein M, with protein MRNIIEPLQAWWTSISQREQRLVVGCSILLVVGIIYWGLIQPLSQRAELAQSRIQSEKQLLAWVTNKANEVVELKGNGGISASQPLNQSVPASMRRFKIELIRVQPRGEMLQVWIKPLPFNQFVDWLTYLKEKQGVEVEFMDIDRSDSLGVIDVNRLQFK; from the coding sequence ATGAGAAATATAATTGAACCACTCCAAGCGTGGTGGACTTCAATAAGTCAAAGAGAGCAACGATTAGTCGTTGGTTGCTCAATTTTATTGGTAGTAGGTATCATTTATTGGGGGCTAATACAGCCCCTCAGTCAGCGAGCTGAACTGGCACAGAGTCGCATTCAAAGTGAAAAACAACTACTGGCTTGGGTTACCAATAAAGCCAATGAAGTGGTTGAACTAAAAGGCAATGGTGGCATTAGTGCTAGTCAGCCTTTGAATCAATCCGTGCCTGCATCTATGCGTCGCTTCAAGATTGAATTAATACGAGTGCAACCACGTGGCGAGATGCTGCAAGTGTGGATTAAACCTTTGCCATTTAATCAATTTGTTGATTGGCTGACATACCTGAAAGAAAAGCAGGGTGTTGAGGTTGAGTTTATGGATATTGATCGCTCTGATAGCCTTGGGGTTATTGACGTCAACCGACTACAGTTTAAATGA
- a CDS encoding ComF family protein, producing MLSDWLQKHTPRLVTPQCHLCKLDKLPDDAHPRWCNSCLKLFEPVPRCQRCGLKTLITVKQCGQCLSQPPPWHRLYCVGDYTFPTAGYIQQMKYADKFWFARDLSKLLASRIEHPASMITSVPLHWRRYIHRGFNQSQLLANYTAQEIGVKDEVLFRRIRSTASQQGLTKSTRLHNLKSAFALRKQYVQGNLPSHIAIIDDVVTTGSTVYQLCQLLLEVGVKRIDIYCICRTPEPSG from the coding sequence ATGTTATCCGATTGGCTACAAAAACACACACCGCGTCTGGTCACACCTCAATGCCACCTGTGCAAGCTAGATAAGCTTCCCGACGATGCTCACCCTAGATGGTGCAATTCTTGTCTCAAACTCTTTGAGCCAGTTCCTCGCTGCCAACGATGTGGCTTAAAAACACTGATCACAGTAAAGCAGTGCGGGCAATGTTTATCACAGCCTCCACCTTGGCATCGTCTCTATTGTGTAGGGGACTACACCTTTCCAACGGCAGGTTATATTCAACAAATGAAGTACGCCGATAAGTTTTGGTTTGCACGCGATCTGTCAAAGCTATTGGCTTCACGTATCGAGCATCCTGCTTCGATGATCACCAGTGTCCCTTTGCATTGGCGTCGATATATTCATCGTGGCTTTAATCAAAGTCAGCTGCTCGCTAATTACACAGCTCAAGAAATTGGCGTTAAAGATGAGGTGCTGTTCCGTCGAATTCGCTCAACAGCCTCTCAGCAAGGGCTAACTAAATCCACACGATTACACAATCTAAAGAGTGCTTTTGCGCTTCGAAAACAATATGTTCAAGGAAATCTTCCCTCTCACATCGCGATAATTGATGATGTTGTAACCACTGGCAGTACTGTGTATCAATTATGCCAATTACTACTTGAAGTAGGTGTGAAAAGGATTGATATTTACTGTATCTGCCGCACTCCTGAGCCCTCTGGATAG
- the nfuA gene encoding Fe-S biogenesis protein NfuA has protein sequence MSNITITETAQTHFANLLSQQPEGTNIRVFVVNPGTQNAECGVSYCPTDAIEASDTKLSFEAFSAYVDELSLPFLDEAEIDFVTDKMGSQLTLKAPNAKMRKVSDDATLIERVEYAIQTQVNPQLAGHGGHVSLVEITEDGAAIVAFGGGCNGCSMVDVTLKEGIEKELLQQFEGELTAVRDATEHDRGEHSYY, from the coding sequence GTGTCAAATATTACTATTACAGAAACAGCTCAAACTCACTTTGCCAATCTGCTGTCACAGCAGCCTGAAGGTACAAACATTCGTGTGTTCGTGGTAAACCCAGGCACACAAAACGCTGAGTGTGGTGTTTCTTACTGCCCAACAGATGCTATCGAAGCGTCTGATACAAAACTGTCTTTCGAAGCATTCTCTGCATACGTAGATGAGTTAAGCCTGCCATTCCTAGACGAAGCTGAGATTGACTTCGTGACTGACAAAATGGGCTCTCAATTAACGCTTAAAGCACCAAACGCTAAAATGCGTAAAGTATCAGACGACGCAACTTTGATAGAGCGTGTTGAGTATGCAATCCAAACCCAAGTGAACCCACAGCTTGCTGGCCACGGCGGTCACGTTAGCCTTGTAGAGATCACTGAAGACGGTGCTGCTATCGTTGCATTCGGCGGTGGCTGTAACGGTTGTTCAATGGTTGATGTAACGCTAAAAGAAGGCATCGAGAAAGAACTTCTTCAACAATTCGAAGGCGAATTGACAGCCGTTCGTGATGCAACTGAACACGATCGCGGTGAGCACTCTTACTACTAG